Genomic segment of Candidatus Protochlamydia amoebophila UWE25:
GTTTATTCACCGAATTAGAACCTCTTAATTTAGGGTTGGCAGTTTATGACGGTTTTTTGGGCCATGATGGAGCAATGGCTGGAGCTTTTTTACAACCTAAATTTGGTAAAACTTGGCAAGATCATTTAGACGAGAGAGAGCAGAAAAAAATAAACCTTGATTTGAATATCATGCCAGGTACTTTAGAGGGATGTTTAGTCAAGCTTTGCGATACGATGAGTTATGTCGGTCGTGACATTGAAGATGCCATCAATTTAGGCATTTTAAAAAGAAAAGATATCCCTGCTACCTGTTTGGGAATTACTAATAAAGATATCTTAAGCTTTTTAGCAGCAGACGTCATTCAAAATAGTTATCATAAAGAATATATTACTATTTCAAAAGAAGCTTTCGAAGCTTTAAAAATACTACGCCAATTTAATTTTCAATATATTTACGTACACCCCCAATTAAAGGTAGAATCTTCAAAAATTAAGTTTAGTTATCGAATTTTGTTTGAATGGCTTCTTCAAAATTTGGAAGCAAATCGAGAAGAAAGTTATGTGTGGAAACACTACTTAAAAAAACGGACTGAAAATTATTTATCCCAAACCAACTCTGTTCAAATGATCGTAGATTATATATCAGGAATGACAGATAACTTTTTTGTTCGTACCTTAGAAAAAATTATTGTTCCTAGTAAAATCGAGTTTGACAAATGAGTCGTTTTTTATTGATTGAAACAAGTACGGAAAGAGGGGTTTTTGGCCTTTCACAAGATGAAAAAATTCTTTTCTGTGAAGAACTACCTTTTGGGATGACTCAGTCTCGTTTTTTGATGCCTCGATTGGCTGAGTTTATTCAACAGAATTCCTTACGTTCTGAAGATTTAACTTTTATTGGCATAGGGACTGGGCCTGGCTCTTATACGGGAATTCGTGTAGGTATGGCTGTGGCTCAAGCTTTGTCTTATAGTTGGAAAATACCTCTTGTCGGCGTGTCAAGTCTAGATGGTTTTGTTCCATCTAAAAAGAATGTTCCTTTTGCAGCTATCATTGATGCGCGAATTGGAGGTGCTTATGTACGCAAAGGCATATTAACTGATCAGGGGATTGATTATTTATGTGAACCCTCGATTTACTCTCTTGCCGAGTTGGGAACTTTTTTAAAGGATGTCAAAATTTTAGTGACTCCTTTCTTTCCATCATTGAAATTAAAATTAGAGAAGCAATATCCAGACCTAATGTGGACCTGGGAGGAAAAAGCCCCCTCCTTAGATGCTTTAGCTCATAGAATGAATCTGGCTTATCGAAACGAAGCTTGGAGAAATAAGGGGCATTTAGAGCTTTTATATTTAAAAGAAACGGAAGCTGAACGAGAAAAAAATAAATCATCATCTTAACTAAGCTCTTCTTTTTAACGTCAAATTATTATTTGAATATTCAAATTTATCCCCTGTTTTTTGCAAGAAGTCTATTGATTAATATCCTCTATTTGAGGTAGCATAATCGCTATCTGTGTAAGAAAAAGATAAGTATTGTCTGGCAAATCTTTGAAAAAAGGCTCATTCCAGCAAATTTAACACTTAGAAATTAGGAAACAACTCAATGTCACTTGTAAAAGTCCGTATAGGCGACTCAATAGATAAAGCTCTCCGTGCCTTGAAGAAACGTCTCGATAAAGAAGGAGTTATGAAGTCTGTAAAAGCACATCGTTTTTATTCTAAACCTTCTATCAAAAAACGTGCTAAATCTAAAGCTGCTTTAAAATATAAGAAACAACGTTAAGAGCCTTACGCTTACAAAGCTTACGCCCTTATGATGTATAAATAATTATTCTATAAGGGTATCAATTTTACCTTAAATATTAATATTTAGTTATTTAAGGTATTTAAACTTTTTTAGAAAATTTTTCGTAATATTTTATTGCGAAAATTCAAAAATTAATCCTTCAAAATAAAGTAGTAGATCTTATGGCTGACTATTACGAAATTCTAGAAGTTGCACGTGGTGCGACTCCCGAAGAAATCAAAAAAGCATACCGAAAAAAGGCTGTTCAGTATCATCCTGACAAAAATCCCGGTGATGCAGATGCTGAAAAACGATTTAAAGAAATATCGGAAGCTTACGAAGTTTTAAGCGACGAAAAAAAACGACAAGTTTACGATCGTTACGGCAAAGAAGCTTTGCAAGGAGCTGCTGGTGGTGGACAAGGTTTTTCATCCATGGACGAAGCTCTGCGAACCTTTATGGGTGCGTTTGGAATGGGTGGAGGCGGAGAAAGTATTTTCGACTTTTTTGGCGGTGGAAATGGAGCTGAATTTGGAGGTCGAGAAGGAGGTAGAGGGGCTCGTCAAGGAGCTAGCAAACGCGTTAACATTAACGTCTCCTTTGAAGAAGCGGTCAAGGGTGTCGATAAAGAGCTTGTGATTTCTAACTACGCAAATTGTAATGTTTGCAATGGTAAAGGCTCCTCCTCATCACAAGGAATTAAAACCTGTAGTGAATGTAAAGGCAGAGGTCAAGTTTTTGAACAAAGAGGTTTCTTTAGCATGACAATGGCTTGTCCAAAATGTCATGGAGAAGGAAAAGTTATTACCGACCCTTGTAAAAATTGCAAAGGACAAGGTGCTGTTAAAGAAAAACAACACATTAAAGTTCATATTCCGGCTGGTGTAGATAGCGGAATGCGTTTAAAAATGAGCGGGTATGGTGATGTAGGACAACATGGTGGTCCTGCAGGAGACTTATATGTGTTCATCAATGTAGAACCACATGAGATTTTCGAGCGAGAAGGGAACGATATTTTATTAGATTTACCCATTAGTTTTGCTGAAGCTGCCCTTGGTTGTAAAAAAGAAGTGCCGTCTTTGACCAATCGAGCGTGCCGTATTACCATTCCGGAAGGAACGCAAAATGGAAAGATTTTCCGAGTAAAGGGTGAAGGATTTCCCAATGTACACGGACATGGAAAAGGAGATTTACTAGTACGTATATTTGTCGAAACACCCACCCGTTTAAGCGAGCGTCAAAAAGAGCTTTTACAAGAATTCAGTGAACTTGAAGGACCCAACAATCTTCCTAAAAGAAAAGGCTTTCTAGATAAAATTAAAGAATTTTTTTCACCGAACTGATTGTTTTGATTCAGCATCGATGGTTCGACTATCGATGCTGAATTTAGCACCTAGATAACCAGCATATAGATAAATCAATAGATTTCAAAAATCATGCGTTTTCCAAAAAAGTTATTGATTAACGACTAGTATAGTTAGAAAAAAATCGGCTTACTGATTTTTTCTTGTGATGCTACGCACATTTCTATATCAATCCCATGATTTTGCAAAACTCCTTTTACCACACCTAAAGCCGTTTCAGGACTATTACATTCATTTGATAGATGAGCTAAATGAACATGTCTAAGTTTTGGATGATAAATCTGAGAGAGTAAAGTGCCGCAAGCCTCATTAGACAAATGTCCACTACGACTAAGGACACGTTGTTTATAAACCATTGGTCGAGGGGAGGCATGTACCATAGAAGGTTGATGGTTAGATTCAAGATATAAGTAATCACATCCTTGAAGTTTAGCTTGAACAAGAGAGGTTGCAAAACCAAGATCAGTACAAAATCCAAGTTTTAGATCATTCAAACGAATTGTAAATGCTACCGGATCAATTGTATCATGCTGAATCGTAAAAGGATGAACTTCAATGTCTTTAAATTCAAAAGTTTCTCCAGTAGAGAAAATCTTAAATTTTGGACAATTGCGAAATGCTTCAACAATACCTTTGGCTGTTTCATGATTGGCTAAAACAGGGATTCCTAATTTATAAGCGAGTACTTTTAATCCTTGGATATGATCAGAGTGTTCATGAGTAATTAAAATTGCATCGATATCAGAAATATCAACATTGATTTCTGCAAGGCGGTTTTGAATGGCTTTGGCACTTATACCCGCATCAATAAGAACTTTAGTTTGAGAGGTGCCGAGATAGATACAGTTTCCTTTGGACCCTGATGCGAGTGGGCAAAATCCCTTCATAATCACCTAGTTTTAATCATTTAAACAGTCATTTATCAGAAAGGCGGATTTATAACATATTTAAAGATTAGTTTTCTTGCGAAATTTACTTCAATGCATTATTCATGCTTAATTAAAGATGAGAATCTCAAGTTTTCTCAGAATTTAATTTTTGGCTGTTTACTTAAGTCTGAGTTTTAATTTTTTAGTTAGAAATCACTTAAGGGTTAGTAGGTTTTTTTTGATTAAGTTATCGCAGAATAAAAAAAATTTATTCAGAATTTAAATGCAAGCCATGATTTAATCCAATTTGAATGAAAACATTTTAGAGGCAAAACTGAATAGTCCATTCAAGTTATTCCATCCTTACCACATTGGACTTAATAAAATCTGAAGAGCACAAATAAAATTGATCATTCCATTAATTCTGCATCTACTAAGTCATCTTCTTCGGATACCGACTTCGCAGCATAAATTTTACGTGGACGGCTACCTTCCGCAGGTCCAACAATGCCTTGCATTTCTAGCTGGTCCATTAAACTCGCTGCTCGTGCATATCCAATTTTTAGTTTTCTTTGAAGAAAGGTGGTAGAGGCATTTCCTGTACTCAAAATAATATCTTTAGCTTGCTCATATAAACTATCTAGTTCAAGACCTTGTTCTAAGCCATTAACTAGGCCATCCAAACTTGCATGGTATTGATCAAATGATTGAATAACATAGTTAGGAGGAGCTTGATCACAAATATGTTGAACAACAGCTAAAATGTCTTCATCTCTGACAAAGGCTCCTTGTGCACGTGTTAAATGAGACGAACCTGGAGGAAGGAAAAGCATGTCGCCATTGCCCAATAAAGTTTCAGCACCTGTTTCATCAAGAACAATTTGACTATTAACGCGGCTAGCGACTTTAAAGGAAATTCGGGTTGGAAAGTTAGCTTTAATTAAACCTGTAATAACTTCTCGAGAAGGCCGTTGAGTGGCTAAAATTAAATGAATACCTACGGCACGGGCCATTTGAGCAATACGGGCAATCGGTGTTTCAATATCATTGCTAGCAACCATCATTAAATCGGCTAGTTCGTCAATAATCCCTACAATAAATGGCATATGCGTAGGGATTTCCCTTCCTAAATTAGCTTCTTGTTCTTGATTAATTGTTCGTTTATTAAAAGTATCGATATTACGTACCCCCACCATTTTGAGAATCTCGTAACGGCTTTCCATTTCTTTCACGAGCCAATTTAAAGCAGCAGCAGCTCCTTGAGGTTCTGTGATAACAGGAGCAAGCATGTGAGGTAAACGCGTATAAGGAGTGAGTTCCACTTTTTTAGGATCGACCATAATCAACTTGATTTGATCAGGTTTGGCATTTAAAACAATGGACATAACAATTGTGTTTATACAAACCGATTTTCCAGAACCTGTGGCTCCTGCAATAATGCAATGAGGCATTTTTGCAAGATCACTCATAACATAATCGCCATTAACAGCTTTTCCAAGTAGAATAGGAATATTAAGTTTTTGTGTTCCTTGTTGATAAGCTAATAGCATATCTTTAAAACCTACTTCTTGAGGTTGTGCATTAGGAACCTCTATTCCAACAGCTGCTTTGCCTGGAATGGGGGCAATAATTCGAATCGATTTTGCTTCCATGTTTAAGGCTATATCGTTGTCGAGAGTTTTTATTTTTTGAACTTTGACTCCGATCGCTGGATGGACTTCAAAAGAAGTGATAGTTGGGCCACAATTAATTTGACCAACCTTTGCCTCTATTCCAAAGCTAAGTAATGTTTCTTCTAAAACTTCTGCTTGTCTTTTCAAATCTTTTTTTAAAGAAGATTGATCGATTTTTTTAGGATTTGTCAAAAGAGTGAGGGATGGGAGATTATAGTTTGTGAAATCTCCATTATAAACGCTTTGTGCGACTAAAGCAGCTTCGCGTTTACGAAGTTTGGGATCGCTGATCTCCTTGGAAAGTTCGGGTCGTTTAAAAGCTTCACGATGATCAGTTTCAAGATAATTTTCTAGAGATTCTTTTTTTCTTGGGCGAGCCAAAGTTTGTGTTTCAATTATTTCTTCTTGAAAGTCGTCATCCGTTTGTTCTTTTCTTGAAAGTGATGGTCGAACTTTAAGATTTTGTTCTGGTTGAATGGCTAATAAATCTGAAGGGGCTTTTGGGTTTCCTTCTTGAAAATGCGTTGTAGGAATGCGAAGTTTCACAAAACGAAGGAAGTCACTGTCAGATTCTTCTAGGGGTTTTTTCTCCTCTTTACTTTCTTTTTTTTCTAACATTGATGTTTCTTCAGCTTTGTTTACACTTGGATTACGATTAGCCCATTCTTTTTTAAATCTATCAAAAATCTTTTGAAAAAGAGGAAGGAGGCGAATTTTAAATAAAAAAAGGAGACTTGCAATAAGTGTACTTGAAAAAATAAGAGCAACGCCAACTGTATTAAAAATATGATTTAAATTGAAAGAAGGTAAATCTTGGTAAAGAAAAAAGAAAGGAGCTCCTCCTAAGTGATATCGCATAGATTTAATCCATAAGCCTGGATAAAAAGTGCGACCAATAAAATCTCCAAAAGTTGGGTAGTCACTTTCAATTAGACTCAGGAGCATACTCGTTGAGATTAACGTTATGGCTACGTAAATATTTTTTAACCAGACAAAATGAAGATTTTTACTGAATAATTGTCTCCAACCCATCCAGCCAATATAAAAAACTAGAAGGTAACTAGATAGACCAAGGAATGCATGTAGAATCCATCCTAATTTATCACCCATGACTCCTAATAGATTTTTTGAGTCGGGAGCAATGGCATAACTCATCAAACTAAGTAATAGAATTACTGCGAACGAAAGGGAAAGAAACCCTTTTGTTTCAGTAGTCATTAAAGAAATGGCTTCTTCTGTATAAACATTCTTTTGTTTTTTTTTAGATGATTTAGTCTTTTTTGCCATGATATTCGCCTTTACATCTGAAAATAAAGAGTTGTAGCTATTCCAATGAATAGGCAATACCAAGCAAAGTAAACCCATTTATCTTGCGTCATCATTTGTATGACGGCCCATAATGAGGCACAACCAATCATAAAAGAAGTGATAAAACCTGTTAGAAATTGTCCTATTTCTATTGGAGGAATTTCTGAAGCCGGTAACTTTAGAAATTGCCAAATCTCTAAAAATGTTCCGCCTAGAATCGCTGGAATAGCTAATAAAAATGAAAATTGGATTGCGTCTTGTTTATCCCAGCCAAGCAATCTGGCAGCTGAGATAGTAGCTCCACTACGAGAAATACCTGGTAAAACTGCCACGGCTTGAAATAATCCAATCGTTAAACAATCTCTCAATGAATGTTTTTTTTGCATTTGCAAGCGAAAGTAAACACCAGAAAAAAGCAAAGCAGCAGAAAAAAGAAAGCATAGCCCTAAATATTGAGGTTGATCAAATGTTGCTTTGATAGGTTTTAAAATCAAAACAAGGGGAAATAAAGGGAGAGTTCCTAAGATAATGTGAAAGATGTGATTGCGCTCTGTTATTAAACTTTGTTTTATCTGTGGCAAGAACATGTAGAGAATAGATCCTAAAGTTCCTAAATGACAAATAAGATTAAACAATACGTAGCTTTGAAGTTTTTCAAACCCTAGGAAATACTGTGCTAATTCAAGATGGCCAGACGAGCTAATTGGTAAAAATTCTGTCACGCCTTGAATAAGACCTAAAAAAAAGGCTTCCCATATTGTCATAAAAAATCCAGAAGAAAGGCTTTACATTTCGTTTGATAAACGAATTAATTGTGAATAAAATTAGTGTATACCATTCCCAAAAAATAAACACACAAATTTATAAGAGTGAAATTTCGGAAGTTGTTTTAAGATAAAAAGAGGGCGATCGACGGGATTCGAACCCGCGACATTTGGAACCACAATCCAACGCTCTAACCAACTGAGCTACGACCGCCATTGAAGATACAACATTTTTAGTTAAAGGTTCCATTTTAGTCAATAAAAAAAATTAAGACATTTGCTAAATTTATTCCTGCTAATAATTTTTCGAAACGACATCCAAAAGTTTATAAACTTTAAAAAAAAAGCCATTTTGCTTCATAGTTTTCTTCTGAAATTTCTTCGTAAAATTGATTGTTAATGATTAATAGTGTTACCAATAAACTCAAGTAACCTATGAGGAAATAAGGATTTATAAATTCCGTCTCGATATAATGATCAATAAAATCAGGCATTTGATAAGTTAATTTGAGAACAAATCCTGTATAAATATCATTAAGGAAAACAATTCCTTTTCCTATAAGGGGAATAAAAGACAAAAATGCCCCTAAAAATAGTAATACTAAGGAAATAGAAACTAAAAAAGGGAAAAAGAGATTATAAAATAATCCGATAACGGGAAACTGTTGAAATAAATAAAGCGTCATTGGCAATGCGACTAAATTAACGGCAATTGTAAGAGCTAGAACCTGCTTGAATAAAGTTAAAATCAAGTATCCATGCTGATTCCATCCATCCATTTCAATAACTTGGTTTAAGCGTCTTTTAGAAATCCAACGATCTAGCCATCGACTAGCAGGCTGATGGCCTAGTAAAATGGATGCGGTAATGAAAAAACTTAATTGAAAACCTACTGTATTTAGTAAAGAAGGGTCGATGAACAAAATCCCTATGATAGCGATTCCAAGATTGTTAAGAGGTGTAGATTGTTTTTCAAAAATGTCGCTCAAAATGACTAGTGAGCTCATAATCCAAGCTCGAACAACAGAGGCGTTGAAGCCTAGAAAGGTAAAGTAGATAGCTAAAAACACTAAAAGTAAAATAGCCTGTATTTTTCGAGGGAAAAGTAGGCGAAGTAAAAAGCTGAGTAAACCAGCCAACATAGCAAAATGAAATCCTGAAATCGCTAGAAGATGTTGAAGACCGAAGCGCGAAAATTCCTCTTTAACCCATGAAACATTCATTTCTCCTGTTGCTAGCCCTGCTAAAAAAAAGCCAGTGATAGAGTTATTAAATTGTTTGCGAATCCATTCAGCAGTTTTCTTTTTCCATTGAAAGCGGTGTTCAGTAAATCCCCAATTTTCTTTTAAACCGAGCCAAGGTTCTAGTTTAGAAATTTTTAGTCGATAATCTCCTTTTCCTGGTTTAGATAATTTACCATGCACAATATATTCTCGTTGCGCTAAAGGCCGTTGAAGAAAGCCGCTTTGAGGGATAGAAACAATACATTTGATTTGTTTTGCAATTGAATGATGCGGTGAGGAATCGGGGAAAAAATCCAGAAGAGTGCAGTGAAAATTCCATTGTGTTCCAAAGGGAGAGCGCTGTTTATCTAATGAATCAATTGATAAGTGAGCTTTTCCTATTAATCCTTTATCAGGAAGATGGGGAAATTCATAAGAAACCGCTAGAAAAAAATAAATTAATATAAACAGCAAGAGATTTAATGCAAATAATGGACGTATGGATGGATGATAAAAAAGATTAATGCAAAATGGGGTCCAAAAGAATAAGCTTGGAATGAGTACTAAAGCAAAAGAATGAAAAAATGCATATGCCCCTAATATCAAAGAAATTGAATGGAAAAGAGCAGGATGTTTGAGCCAAAAAAAGGGTAACCGATCTAGCATGTTCATATTTTTAGATGTATTAAAAATATTTTTTAGTCTGAGGAAAAATCATAAACTTGATAATAATTATTATAAAAGTAATTCTTCTGCAATTTGACTACTCATCGGAATGTTGATTCTTTTAATTTGAAATCATTTGAAAAAATTCAAAACTGCGGTTAATTAAGACAAATGCAATAGATAGACAATTTTCATTTATCTAAGAGATAATCAAGGATTATTTAATTATGGATCGACACGTTAAAGAGCATTATAGTTGTTACTCAGAAGAATCACCTCAAGGACATTTTCATTGTGTCATTGAGTTAAATGAAAATCCTATGATTGATTGGCAAGAGGCATCTGAAATAGCTCCTAATTTGACTAGAGGCTGGTATGAATTGGCACAATTGCCTGTTCAAGATCGAATTGAATTTACAAAAGAATTTTGGTTAACAAAGCTGCCTTATCATCCTTATTTAAATGAATTTTTAAATAAATTTTTTAGTAGGGTTGATAATATTGGGATTTTTTTAACTCAGCAGAAGTATGAAGATTCATTTGAAGTCAGTTTTGTTTACAGTCTTATCAATGACGGGGGATTTTTTCATGGTAGCATACCTGCTAGTGAACAAGAAATTAATGCTTTGCAAAAAGTGTTTCCAGACTATATTCTTCCTTCTGATTTCTTGGCTTTTCTGCAAATACATAACGGATTTGCCAAGTTAACAGATACGGGAATCATCAAATCAATTGAAATGGCTAATGCGTATGAAGTTTTGCAAAAGCTATTAGAAAAAGAGAGTCCCATGACAACAACTAAAGGAGTTGTGGTCTATCCTCGTTCGATTATACCCTTTTACCAATCATTTGGGATGCCTTTTTTTCAATGTTTTTGGGGAGAATGGTATCCAGATCATGAAATGGGTAATGTTTATTATTCGAATTCAGCAAAAACTATTTTAGATTGTGCGAAGCTGGATGATTGCGTAGAAACAATGGCTTTTGCAACGTTTACTGAGTGGTTAATGTTCTATCTTGAAAAAATCGACTAATTTGGCTCATGTATTTAGTTAAAAAATTATATGAAGAACACGCAAAAAAACTTGGACTTGAGTTGACTGCGGGTAAAAATGGGATAAATAGACGCATTAAAGTTCCAGAGGCTCAAAGACCTGGATTGAGCTTAAGCGGATATCTTAAGTATTATGCTGAAAAGCGAATTCTTATTTTCGGTAAAGTAGAGATCGAGTATATCCGAGATTTAGATTCTCAAATTCGCATAGAGCGTCTAGAAGCAATTGTTAAGCAAAATACTCCGGCAGTGATAGTGAGTAGGCGTTATCGTCCCCCAAAAGAGCTGAGGGCTATTTGTGAAAAATTAAATATTCCTCTTTTTCGTACAAATTTATCTACCATGAATTTGATGAGCCAATTAACACTACTTTTAACAGAAGAATTTGCTCCTAGTGTTAGTTGTCATGGGTCTCTTGTTGAGGTATTTGGAGTGGGTGTTTTAATTCAAGGGGATTCTTCTGTAGGTAAAAGCGAGGCTGCTCTTGGATTAATTGAAAGAGGGCATCGTCTTATTTCAGATGATATCGTGAAAGTAAAAAAGAAAGAAGGAACATATTTAGAAGGTTCTGGAGTTGCTTTAACGCGCCATCATATGGAAATTAGAGGAATTGGGATTATTAATGTTGCTAATCTTTATGGAGCAGTTTGCGTAAGAGATCAAAAAAGTATTGATATTGTTGTCCGATTAGAGGCATGGCATGATGAACATTTTTATGATCGGATTGGTTTAGACGAAAAATTTACAAAAATTCTAGATGTAAAACTTCCGTATTTAACTTTACCTGTTAAGCCAGGAAGAGATGTTGTTTTATTACTAGAAACCATGGCTTTAAATCATCGCTTGAAGAATATGGGTTATAACTCGGCTCAAGAATTTACGACAAAAGTATTAGAATTAACGACATCTAAAGTCAGAAAGAAAATTTTACCTTAAGGATGTAAATACATTCTAAAAACCAAGGAAAAATTGTGAAACTCGTTTGTAAAGTACAAGTAAAAAATCGCATGGGTCTTCATACGCGACCAGCAACCACGATTGTTAAATTATTGCAAAATTGTAAGAGTGATGTTTATTTTACACACAAACAAGAAACAATTAATGCGAAGAGTATTTTGAGTATTCTCATGTTAGCTGCTAGAAAAAATTCTAAAATTACAATAGCAGTGGAAGGGGAAGATGCAAATGACACCATGGATAAACTGATTGAGGCGTTTGAGTCTCAATTCGGAGAGTAAGTAATGCAGCTCAAGGCTGAAGAGATTATTTTAAAAGGCTCTCCCATCTGCCGTGGCATTGCAATTGGTCAAACATATTTTCTCGATCGTGATGAATTTACTGTTTGTGAAAAGCAGATTGATTCTTCCGATTCTGAAAAAGAGGTTGAACGTTATCGTCACGCCCTTTTTAGAAGTAGGCAAGATATCAAGCGATTACAAACACAACTTGAATCGGAATCAGCACAAGAAGCTATCCTTATCTTAGAGGCTCAGCTAGAGATTCTACAAGATCCTTTATTGACAACTGAAATGGAATTGAATATTCGACAGGCTAATCAAAATGCTGAGTTTGTTTTTCAGCAATCTTTGGTTAAGCTTCAAACTCGTTTTGAATCTTTAAAAGATCCCTTTTTTGCAGAAAGGTTTAAAGATTTACAAGATGTCTCACAAAGAGTCTTTAGCTATCTTTACGAAAGTGGAAGTTTGTCTTTAAAAGATGTTCCTTACAATTCAATCGTTTGTGGAGTGGAATTAACAGCTTCGGATACTGCGGAAGCTAAAGTTTACCATGTGGGAGCATTTTTAACGGAAAGTGGAGGAGCAACTTCTCATGCTGCGATTGTTGCTAAAGCAAAAGGAATTCCTTTTATTTCCAATATTAATCTTCATCTAATTAGAGAAAATGACAATCAAACGATTATTGTTGACGGGCGAACGGGTCAAGTGATCCTTAACCCAACGGATGAGACTCTTCATCGTTACGAAACGTTGAAGAGAAAAATGCATACGCAAATTACTGCATTTGAAAACGATGTACATTGGCCGGCTGAGACTTGTGATGGATATACCGTTAGGTTATATGGAAATTTAGATGATAGTCATCAAGTTGATTTGCTTAAGCAATTAGGTGGCCAAGGGATAGGCCTTTTTCGGTCTGAATATATTTTTCTTCCTCAAAAAGAAATCCCAGGCGAAGAAGAACAATTCAACATTTATTCGCAAATTGTGAAAAAAATGGATGGCTTGCCTGTCGTCATTCGAACATTTGATTTAGGGGGAGATAAGGCAACTTTTCACGTTCCTTCAACAACTCAAAAAA
This window contains:
- a CDS encoding ComEC/Rec2 family competence protein, yielding MLDRLPFFWLKHPALFHSISLILGAYAFFHSFALVLIPSLFFWTPFCINLFYHPSIRPLFALNLLLFILIYFFLAVSYEFPHLPDKGLIGKAHLSIDSLDKQRSPFGTQWNFHCTLLDFFPDSSPHHSIAKQIKCIVSIPQSGFLQRPLAQREYIVHGKLSKPGKGDYRLKISKLEPWLGLKENWGFTEHRFQWKKKTAEWIRKQFNNSITGFFLAGLATGEMNVSWVKEEFSRFGLQHLLAISGFHFAMLAGLLSFLLRLLFPRKIQAILLLVFLAIYFTFLGFNASVVRAWIMSSLVILSDIFEKQSTPLNNLGIAIIGILFIDPSLLNTVGFQLSFFITASILLGHQPASRWLDRWISKRRLNQVIEMDGWNQHGYLILTLFKQVLALTIAVNLVALPMTLYLFQQFPVIGLFYNLFFPFLVSISLVLLFLGAFLSFIPLIGKGIVFLNDIYTGFVLKLTYQMPDFIDHYIETEFINPYFLIGYLSLLVTLLIINNQFYEEISEENYEAKWLFF
- a CDS encoding SMI1/KNR4 family protein translates to MDRHVKEHYSCYSEESPQGHFHCVIELNENPMIDWQEASEIAPNLTRGWYELAQLPVQDRIEFTKEFWLTKLPYHPYLNEFLNKFFSRVDNIGIFLTQQKYEDSFEVSFVYSLINDGGFFHGSIPASEQEINALQKVFPDYILPSDFLAFLQIHNGFAKLTDTGIIKSIEMANAYEVLQKLLEKESPMTTTKGVVVYPRSIIPFYQSFGMPFFQCFWGEWYPDHEMGNVYYSNSAKTILDCAKLDDCVETMAFATFTEWLMFYLEKID
- the hprK gene encoding HPr(Ser) kinase/phosphatase, with translation MYLVKKLYEEHAKKLGLELTAGKNGINRRIKVPEAQRPGLSLSGYLKYYAEKRILIFGKVEIEYIRDLDSQIRIERLEAIVKQNTPAVIVSRRYRPPKELRAICEKLNIPLFRTNLSTMNLMSQLTLLLTEEFAPSVSCHGSLVEVFGVGVLIQGDSSVGKSEAALGLIERGHRLISDDIVKVKKKEGTYLEGSGVALTRHHMEIRGIGIINVANLYGAVCVRDQKSIDIVVRLEAWHDEHFYDRIGLDEKFTKILDVKLPYLTLPVKPGRDVVLLLETMALNHRLKNMGYNSAQEFTTKVLELTTSKVRKKILP
- a CDS encoding HPr family phosphocarrier protein codes for the protein MKLVCKVQVKNRMGLHTRPATTIVKLLQNCKSDVYFTHKQETINAKSILSILMLAARKNSKITIAVEGEDANDTMDKLIEAFESQFGE
- the ptsP gene encoding phosphoenolpyruvate--protein phosphotransferase, whose protein sequence is MQLKAEEIILKGSPICRGIAIGQTYFLDRDEFTVCEKQIDSSDSEKEVERYRHALFRSRQDIKRLQTQLESESAQEAILILEAQLEILQDPLLTTEMELNIRQANQNAEFVFQQSLVKLQTRFESLKDPFFAERFKDLQDVSQRVFSYLYESGSLSLKDVPYNSIVCGVELTASDTAEAKVYHVGAFLTESGGATSHAAIVAKAKGIPFISNINLHLIRENDNQTIIVDGRTGQVILNPTDETLHRYETLKRKMHTQITAFENDVHWPAETCDGYTVRLYGNLDDSHQVDLLKQLGGQGIGLFRSEYIFLPQKEIPGEEEQFNIYSQIVKKMDGLPVVIRTFDLGGDKATFHVPSTTQKNPFLGSRATRYFLREQKLLKSQLRAIVRASIYGQVRILFPMIATVAELREAKKILQEVCQELHFDQHIPMGCMIEVPSAAMVVDHFVKECDFLSIGTNDLVQYALAIDRKDHLLNDFYEPTDPSIIRLIKLVISEGNKAHVPVSVCGEIASDPRFIPLLLGLGVQELSVAPRYLPVIKNVIRSTYIVDAVQLADLALHLTTAQEVLNLLIQEYQKSVPHDLFYNVSYPPQTYI